A genomic window from Gemmatimonadota bacterium includes:
- a CDS encoding glycosyl transferase produces MDPKSDASPRLSVVVPFVNGWSDLEGCLDALAAQDVPLEVLVAERHGGGMAERIRARFPEAVVLSAAPGTTIPDLRALAFDAARAPDVAVIEDHVIVPVDWARRLLEERARGSRVVGGAVANVATDSWVDEAAFLCEYSHLLPPIPGGPVDGVTGNNTIYDRALLEQHRDVTHAGLWENHLHDAIRADGVALVCRPDIVVGHKMHYSVGLYLSQRYLYSRSYSGARAQGAPLPRRLALGAASMALPPVLLYRIVRRCLDKNVDRALLLRSLPLLALFVCGWAWGDVVGSWFGPGDALSRIR; encoded by the coding sequence ATGGATCCGAAATCCGACGCATCCCCACGACTTTCCGTCGTGGTCCCCTTCGTGAACGGCTGGAGCGACCTCGAGGGCTGCCTCGACGCCCTCGCGGCCCAGGACGTCCCGCTCGAGGTCCTCGTGGCCGAGCGGCACGGTGGGGGTATGGCCGAGCGCATCCGGGCCCGTTTCCCCGAGGCCGTGGTCCTGTCGGCCGCTCCGGGCACCACGATCCCCGATCTGCGCGCGCTGGCCTTCGACGCCGCCCGCGCGCCCGACGTGGCGGTGATCGAGGATCACGTGATCGTACCGGTGGACTGGGCGCGCCGGCTCCTGGAGGAGCGGGCGCGGGGATCGCGCGTGGTGGGCGGGGCCGTCGCGAACGTCGCCACGGACAGCTGGGTGGACGAAGCCGCCTTCCTCTGCGAGTACAGCCACCTGCTGCCACCCATCCCCGGGGGCCCGGTCGACGGTGTGACCGGCAACAACACCATCTACGACCGGGCGCTCCTGGAGCAGCACCGCGACGTCACGCACGCGGGCCTCTGGGAGAACCACCTGCACGACGCCATCCGCGCGGATGGCGTGGCGCTCGTGTGCCGGCCCGACATCGTGGTCGGCCACAAGATGCACTACTCGGTCGGGCTGTACCTGTCCCAACGCTACCTCTACTCGCGCTCCTATTCGGGGGCGCGGGCACAGGGCGCGCCGCTGCCGCGGCGCCTGGCGCTGGGCGCGGCGTCCATGGCCCTGCCTCCGGTGTTGTTGTACCGGATCGTCCGGCGCTGCCTCGACAAGAACGTGGATCGTGCGCTGTTGCTGCGCTCGCTCCCTCTGCTGGCGCTGTTCGTGTGCGGCTGGGCGTGGGGCGACGTCGTGGGCTCCTGGTTCGGACCCGGCGACGCGCTCTCCCGGATCCGCTGA
- the wecB gene encoding UDP-N-acetylglucosamine 2-epimerase (non-hydrolyzing), whose product MPHILHVAGARPNFMKIAPIVDAFGRDPDFRQTLVHTGQHYDEAMSKVFFEELGIPRPDVDLGVGSGSHAVQTARVMIEFEKVVSETRPDLVLVVGDVNSTVACALVAAKLGIAVAHVEAGLRSFDWGMPEEINRVVTDRLSDLLFTTEESGNRNLAAEGVPADRVHFVGNVMIDTLLTHRDRALATGITQQLDVAPGTYGVVTMHRPSNVDREETLAPIVEALAEVARTRPVLFPIHPRTRSNLERFGLADALGGVRLLSPLGYLEFLGLVAQAGFVLTDSGGIQEETTVLGVPCLTARPNTERPITVTHGTNRLIEPTRDGILEAVADLGQRAKGATRAPELWDGHAAERIVARVRTFFEARAGAPAGR is encoded by the coding sequence ATGCCGCACATCCTGCACGTGGCCGGCGCTCGGCCCAACTTCATGAAGATCGCGCCGATCGTCGACGCTTTCGGTCGGGATCCCGACTTCCGGCAGACGCTGGTGCACACCGGCCAGCACTACGACGAGGCCATGTCCAAGGTCTTCTTCGAGGAGCTGGGGATCCCGCGGCCGGACGTCGATCTGGGTGTGGGCTCGGGGTCCCATGCGGTCCAGACCGCGCGTGTGATGATCGAGTTCGAGAAGGTCGTGTCCGAGACGCGTCCGGACCTCGTGCTGGTCGTGGGCGACGTGAACTCCACCGTGGCCTGCGCGCTCGTGGCGGCCAAGTTGGGGATTGCCGTCGCTCACGTCGAAGCGGGTCTCCGCTCCTTCGATTGGGGCATGCCGGAAGAGATCAACCGGGTCGTGACGGACCGGCTCTCCGACCTGCTGTTCACCACGGAAGAAAGCGGCAATCGCAACCTCGCCGCCGAAGGCGTTCCCGCCGACCGCGTGCATTTCGTCGGGAACGTGATGATCGACACGTTGCTGACGCACCGCGACCGCGCCCTGGCCACGGGCATCACGCAACAGCTCGACGTCGCGCCGGGCACCTACGGCGTGGTCACGATGCACCGGCCGTCGAACGTGGACCGGGAGGAGACCCTGGCTCCGATCGTCGAGGCGCTGGCGGAGGTGGCCCGCACGCGGCCCGTCCTCTTCCCCATCCATCCCCGGACGCGCTCGAACCTGGAGCGCTTCGGCCTGGCGGACGCGCTCGGCGGCGTACGCCTGTTGAGCCCGCTCGGCTATCTCGAGTTCCTGGGACTGGTCGCGCAGGCGGGCTTCGTGCTGACCGATTCCGGCGGCATCCAGGAGGAGACGACCGTGCTCGGCGTGCCGTGCCTGACGGCGCGGCCCAATACCGAACGACCGATCACCGTCACCCATGGCACCAACCGGCTCATCGAGCCGACCCGTGACGGGATCCTCGAGGCGGTGGCCGACCTGGGCCAGCGTGCGAAGGGAGCGACCCGCGCGCCGGAGCTCTGGGACGGCCACGCGGCCGAGCGCATCGTGGCTCGCGTGCGCACCTTCTTCGAGGCCCGCGCAGGGGCACCGGCCGGCCGCTGA